Proteins encoded by one window of Lathyrus oleraceus cultivar Zhongwan6 chromosome 1, CAAS_Psat_ZW6_1.0, whole genome shotgun sequence:
- the LOC127125264 gene encoding uncharacterized protein LOC127125264 — translation MERNFFLVFVILLSFSYVLHVSSIPTTRTKNLNFVDTSVFPSLPQENGFMELENGEKMKEERLMGRRVDLELHDYEGPGANKEHDPKSPGGNG, via the exons ATGGAAAGAAACTTTTTCTTAGTGTTTGTGATACTTCTGAGCTTCTCCTATGTTCTCCATGTCTCTTCTATTCCTACAACAA GAACCAAAAATTTGAATTTTGTAGATACATCAGTTTTTCCATCTTTACCTCAG GAAAATGGTTTCATGGAGTTGGAAAATGGTGAGAAAATGAAGGAAGAAAGATTGATGGGAAGAAGGGTAGATTTGGAACTTCATGATTATGAAGGGCCAGGTGCTAATAAAGAACATGATCCAAAGTCTCCAGGTGGAAATGGTTGA